Proteins encoded by one window of Amaranthus tricolor cultivar Red isolate AtriRed21 chromosome 4, ASM2621246v1, whole genome shotgun sequence:
- the LOC130809944 gene encoding brefeldin A-inhibited guanine nucleotide-exchange protein 2 gives MASSEADSRLKQVLVPSLEKIIKNGSWRKNSKLVHECKSLLEKINTNIHSLSSSSPESSSTSIVIGPVVDSGTHEYTLEDSELILSPLINASSSSNPKIADAGISCIQKLISHGYIRGEADSTGSNPESKLLSRVIDSVCKCIELLRNDENIELVVLRTLLSAVTSTSLRIHGDCLLQIVRTCYDIYLGSRNVVNQTTAKASLIQMLVIVFRRMEADSSSVPVQPIVVAELMEPPEKEDSDPGVTQQVQGFITRIMQDIDGVLNTVNVGGDKGGAGTGVVAHDGAFETKINATVEGTNPADLLDSTDKDMLDAKYWEISMYKSALEGRKGELADGEAAAEGAAVLERDDDLEVQIGNKLRRDAFLVFRALCKLSMKTPPKEALSDPQLMRGKIVALELLKILLENAGTVFRTSDRFLGAIKQYLCLSLLKNSASTLMIVFQLSCSIFMSLVARFRAGLKAEIGVFFPMIVLRVLENVAQPNFQQKMIVLRFLEKLCDDSQILVDIFINYDCDVNSSNIFERMVNGLLKTAQGVPPGATTTLLPPQEVTLKVDAMTCLVAVLKSMGDWMNRQLRIPDTHSLKKYEPADNSPETGSPHLVNGHGDEPIDGSDSHSESSTDVSDVQTIEQRRAYKLELQEGISLFNRKPKKGIEFLISANKVGSSPEEIATFLKNASDLNKTLIGDYLGEREDMSLKVMHAYIDSFDFQGMELDEAIRIFLQGFRLPGEAQKIDRIMEKFAERYWKCNPKAFSSADTAYVLAYSVIMLNTDAHNPMVKNKMSAEDFIRNNRGIDDGKDLSEEFMRSLYERITKNEIKLKDDDLASLQKQSINSNRILGLDNILNIVIRKRDENYMETSDDLIRHMQEQFKEKARKSESAYYAATDVVILRFMIEVCWAPMLAAFSVPLDQSDDELIISLCLDGFRYAIHVTSVMSMKTHRDAFVTSLAKFTSLHSPADIKQKNIYAIKAIVTIADEDGNYLQEAWEHILTCVSRFEHLHLLGEGAPPDAAFFAAPQSDQEKSKQIKSNILPLLKKKNAGKILYAAAAVRRGSYDSASIGGNTSVTSEQMNSLVSNLNMLEQVGSSEMNRIFTRSQKLNSEGIIDFVKALCKVSMDELQSASDPRVFSLTKIVEIAHYNMNRIRLVWSSIWNVLSDFFVTIGCSENLSIAIFAMDSLRQLSMKFLEREELANYNFQNEFMKPFVIVMRRSSAVEIRELIIRCVSQMVLSRVNNVKSGWKSMFMVFTTAAYDDHKNIVLLAFEIMEKIVRDYFPYITETETTTFTDCVNCLVAFTNSRFNKDISLSAIGFLRYCAEKLAQGDLGSSGKNKDKETPGNVSPSVSQSAMEGKLENGELSEKVDNLYFWFPLLAGLSELSFDPRPEIRKSALQILFDTLRNHGQHFSLPLWERVFESVLFRIFDYVRHAVDPSTENAFGDGEIVDFDQDSWLYETCTLSLELIVDLFVKFYSTVHPLLKNVLALLVSFIKRPHQSLAGIGIAAFVRLVSNSGELFSEEKWLEVVSSLKEAAISTLPDFSFIFTGANLVGSVEESVVGQDPEESSGIGTLDHDSESLRTQHFYGSISDVKCRCAVQLLLIQAAMEIYMLYRPRISAKNVYVLFDALRAVASHAHKINCDANLCSKLQEIGSITQMQDPPLLRLENESYQTCLTLLQNLILDRPSDFNEEEIESYLVDLCREVLQFYIEASSGNTIEPSADSGAHWKVPLGSRRRRELAGRAPLIVATLQAICKLEDASFERHLVRFFPLLSTLISCEHGSKDVQVALSEMLNVSVGPVLLRSC, from the exons ATGGCTTCTTCGGAAGCTGATTCCCGACTGAAACAAGTATTGGTGCCTTCTTTAGAGAAGATCATCAAAAATGGATCATGGCGGAAGAATTCTAAACTTGTTCATGAGTGCAAATCTCTTCTAGAAAAAATCAACACAAATATTCATTCGCTATCGTCTTCTTCACCTGAATCTTCTTCTACATCGATTGTGATCGGTCCAGTTGTTGATAGTGGAACTCACGAGTATACTCTAGAAGATTCTGAGCTCATTCTCTCTCCTCTCATCAACGCTTCTTCTTCGTCGAACCCGAAGATCGCTGATGCTGGAATTTCGTGTATTCAGAAGCTTATTTCTCATGGATATATCCGAGGTGAGGCCGATTCAACTGGGTCAAACCCTGAGTCGAAGTTGCTTTCACGAGTTATTGACTCGGTTTGTAAGTGTATTGAGTTGCTTCGTAATGATGAGAATATTGAACTCGTTGTGTTGCGAACATTATTGTCTGCCGTTACTTCGACTAGTCTTAGGATTCATGGTGATTGCTTGTTGCAGATTGTTAGGACTTGTTATGATATTTATTTAGGGAGCAGGAATGTTGTGAATCAAACAACAGCTAAAGCCTCGTTGATTCAGATGCTTGTGATTGTTTTTAGGCGAATGGAAGCGGATTCATCGTCCGTTCCTGTTCAGCCAATTGTGGTAGCTGAACTTATGGAGCCGCCAGAGAAGGAGGATTCTGATCCTGGAGTGACTCAGCAAGTTCAAGGGTTTATTACTAGGATAATGCAGGATATTGATGGGGTTTTGAATACTGTGAATGTGGGTGGTGATAAAGGTGGTGCTGGGACTGGTGTTGTGGCACATGATGGAGCGTTTGAGACGAAGATTAATGCTACCGTGGAGGGGACGAATCCAGCTGATTTGTTGGATTCGACGGATAAGGATATGTTGGATGCTAAGTATTGGGAGATTAGTATGTATAAGTCGGCGTTGGAAGGGAGAAAAGGGGAGTTGGCAGATGGGGAGGCGGCTGCTGAAGGCGCTGCAGTTTTGGAGAGAGATGATGATTTGGAGGTTCAGATTGGGAATAAGTTGAGGAGGGATGCATTCTTGGTGTTTCGGGCGTTGTGCAAGTTATCAATGAAGACACCTCCTAAAGAAGCATTGTCGGATCCGCAGTTAATGAGGGGGAAGATTGTTGCTCTTGAGTTGCTCAAGATTTTGTTGGAGAACGCTGGTACCGTTTTTAGGACCAGTGACAG ATTCTTGGGAGCTATCAAGCAATATCTGTGTTTATCACTGCTTAAGAACAGCGCTTCTACTCTCATGATTGTTTTCCAGCTTTCTTGCTCCATCTTTATGAGTTTAGTAGCCAGATTTAGAGCGGGGCTGAAGGCTGAAATTGGGGTGTTTTTCCCTATGATAGTTCTTAGAGTTTTGGAAAATGTGGCTCAACCTAATTTTCAGCAGAAGATGATTGTTCTACGATTTCTAGAGAAACTCTGTGATGATTCTCAAATCTTGGTAGACATATTCATCAACTATGATTGTGATGTCAATTCATCAAATATTTTTGAGAG AATGGTCAATGGCCTTCTTAAAACTGCTCAAGGCGTCCCTCCTGGTGCAACCACTACATTGCTGCCACCACAAGAAGTTACTCTGAAAGTTGATGCAATGACATGCTTGGTTGCTGTCTTGAAATCAATGGGAGATTGGATGAATAGGCAACTGCGGATCCCAGATActcattcattaaaaaaatatgaaccTGCAGACAACAGTCCTGAAACTGGTAGTCCTCATTTAGTAAATGGTCATGGGGACGAGCCTATAGATGGATCTGATAGTCATTCCGAATCTTCAACTGATGTTTCTGATGTGCAAACAATTGAGCAACGCCGAGCATATAAACTCGAACTTCAG GAAGGTATATCTCTTTTCAATAGGAAGCCGAAAAAGGGAATTGAGTTTCTTATCAGTGCTAATAAGGTGGGTAGTTCACCAGAGGAAATTGCTACGTTTCTGAAAAATGCTTCTGATCTGAACAAAActttaattggtgattatcttGGGGAAAGAGAAGATATGTCATTGAAAGTGATGCATGCATACATAGATTCATTTGATTTTCAAGGTATGGAGCTAGATGAAGCTATAAGGATATTTTTGCAAGGCTTCAGGTTGCCTGGTGAGGCCCAGAAGATTGACCGGATCATGGAGAAGTTTGCTGAACGTTACTGGAAATGTAATCCAAAGGCTTTCTCTAGTGCAGACACAGCTTATGTCCTTGCTTATTCTGTTATAATGTTGAACACTGATGCCCACAATCCTATGGTCAAGAATAAG ATGTCTGCTGAAGATTTCATTAGGAACAATCGTGGTATAGATGATGGAAAAGATCTTTCTGAGGAGTTTATGAGATCTTTGTATGAACGAATAACCAAAAATGAGATTAAGCTGAAGGATGATGATCTAGCTTCTTTGCAAAAGCAGTCTATAAATTCCAACAGAATCTTAGGCTTGGATAATATCCTGAATATAGTGATCCGTAAGCGAGATGAAAACTACATGGAAACTAGTGATGACCTAATAAGGCATATGCAAGAACAATTTAAAGAAAAAGCCCGGAAGTCCGA GTCAGCTTATTATGCTGCAACAGATGTCGTAATCCTCAGATTCATGATAGAGGTTTGTTGGGCTCCTATGCTGGCAGCTTTCAGTGTACCACTTGATCAAAGTGACGATGAATTAATCATCTCGTTGTGCCTTGATGGTTTCCGTTATGCTATCCATGTTACTTCAGTGATGTCTATGAAGACTCACAGAGATGCTTTTGTGACGTCACTTGCTAAGTTTACCTCACTCCACTCACCTGCGgatatcaaacaaaaaaacatatatGCTATTAAG GCAATAGTTACAATAGCAGATGAAGATGGCAATTACTTGCAAGAAGCCTGGGAGCATATCTTGACATGTGTTTCCCGTTTTGAGCATTTGCACCTACTAGGTGAAGGTGCTCCTCCTGATGCTGCCTTCTTTGCAGCTCCTCAAAGTGATCAAGAGAAGTCAAAGCAGATCAAGTCTAATATTCTTCCtctattaaagaaaaaaaatgctgGAAAAATTCTATATGCTGCTGCTGCTGTGAGAAGAGGCTCTTATGATAGTGCTAGCATTGGGGGAAATACTTCTGTTACGTCAGAACAGATGAATAGTTTAGTCTCTAATTTGAACATGCTTGAACAAGTTGGAAGTAGTGAAATGAATCGGATATTTACTCGAAGTCAAAAGCTAAACAGTGAGGGAATAATTGATTTTGTTAAGGCCCTGTGCAAGGTCTCGATGGATGAATTACAATCTGCCTCTGATCCACGGGTCTTTAGCCTGACCAAGATTGTTGAGATTGC GCACTACAACATGAACCGCATTAGGCTTGTATGGTCAAGCATCTGGAATGTGCTTTCGGACTTCTTTGTAACTATTGGATGTTCTGAGAACCTTTCAATTGCGATTTTTGCAATGGATTCCTTGCGTCAATTGTCAATGAAGTTTCTGGAACGGGAAGAGTTGGCTAATTATAATTTCCAGAACGAGTTTATGAAACCATTTGTTATTGTGATGCGAAGGAGTAGTGCCGTTGAGATTAGGGAATTGATAATCAGATGTGTCTCTCAGATGGTGTTATCTCGAGTAAACAATGTTAAGTCTGGATGGAAGAGCATGTTCATG GTCTTCACAACAGCTGCTTATGATGATCACAAAAACATTGTTCTCTTGGCCTTTGAGATAATGGAAAAGATTGTTCGAGACTACTTTCCGTATATCACTGAGACAGAGACTACTACTTTTACAGATTGTGTGAATTGCCTTGTTGCATTTACTAATAGCAGATTCAACAAGGACATTAGTCTAAGTGCCATTGGCTTCCTGCGCTACTGTGCTGAGAAGCTTGCTCAAGGGGATCTGGGCTCTTCAGGCAAAAACAAGGATAAGGAAACTCCAGGAAATGTATCTCCATCTGTATCGCAATCAGCGATGGAAGGAAAGCTGGAAAATGGAGAATTGAGCGAGAAGGTCGACAACCTATATTTCTGGTTCCCGTTGTTAGCTG GGTTGTCAGAATTAAGTTTTGATCCAAGACCAGAAATTAGAAAAAGTGCACTTCAGATTTTGTTTGACACTCTGCGGAACCATGGACAACACTTTTCACTGCCCTTGTGGGAGCGAGTTTTTGAATCGGTATTGTTTCGTATATTTGATTATGTACGCCACGCAGTTGACCCATCCACAGAGAATGCATTTGGTGATGGGGAGATTGTTGATTTCGATCAAGATTCATGGCTGTATGAGACTTGTACGTTATCTCTTGAGCTAATTGTGGATCTTTTTGTTAAGTTCTACTCTACTGTCCATCCCCTTTTGAAAAATGTTCTGGCGCTGTTGGTGAGTTTCATTAAACGTCCTCACCAGAGCCTTGCTGGGATTGGTATTGCTGCGTTTGTTCGGTTGGTCAGCAATTCTGGTGAACTCTTCTCGGAAGAGAAATGGCTTGAAGTGGTATCTTCATTGAAAGAAGCAGCCATTTCAACCCTTcctgatttttcttttatcttcACGGGGGCTAATTTAGTTGGGAGTGTTGAAGAATCAGTTGTCGGACAAGATCCTGAAGAGTCTTCTGGAATTGGTACACTTGATCATGATTCAGAGAGCTTAAGAACACAGCATTTTTATGGTTCTATATCTGATGTAAAATGCCGTTGTGCTGTTCAGCTCTTGTTGATTCAG GCTGCAATGGAGATATACATGTTATATAGGCCTCGGATTTCAGCAAAAAATGTTTATGTTCTGTTTGATGCTTTGCGTGCCGTGGCATCACATGCACATAAGATAAACTGTGATGCAAATCTATGTTCGAAACTACAAGAGATTGGATCCATCACACAAATGCAAGACCCTCCACTTCTACGCCTCGAAAACGAGTCTTATCAGACGTGTCTCACGCTATTACAAAACCTTATCCTCGATCGACCTTCGGACTTCAATGAGGAGGAAATAGAATCCTATCTTGTTGATCTATGTCGGGAAGTTCTTCAATTCTACATTGAAGCTTCATCGGGAAATACGATCGAGCCATCTGCTGATAGTGGAGCCCACTGGAAGGTACCCTTGGGCTCACGGAGGCGTAGAGAGTTGGCCGGACGTGCACCCCTTATTGTAGCTACACTTCAAGCTATATGTAAGTTGGAAGACGCTTCATTTGAGAGGCATCTGGTAAGGTTCTTCCCTCTGCTTTCTACTTTGATTAGTTGTGAACATGGGTCTAAAGATGTCCAGGTAGCTTTGAGTGAAATGCTTAATGTATCAGTCGGTCCTGTGCTGCTGCGATCCTGTTGA
- the LOC130809945 gene encoding AT-hook motif nuclear-localized protein 22-like produces the protein MDQVTAHGRPLPPPFHSNNNLHHQFHHFQQQQQQQQHHHQSSEAEQSGSSSDLKSNLKRERDESGAAESKDEGGDHGGDSEIHRRPRGRPAGSKNKPKPPIIITRDSANALRSHVMELANGCDIMDTITNFARRRQRGVCILSGTGTVLNVTLRQPGAPGAVVTLHGRFEILSLSGSFLPPPAPPTASGLTIYLAGGQGQVVGGGVVGPLLASGPIVVMAASFGNAAYERLPLEEEDGAGVMLPGGGGIESSPSGGLGGQVMSDPSNNGGGNGGGLLHSGLSPNLLNSLQPEAFWGNPNRPPY, from the coding sequence ATGGATCAAGTTACAGCTCATGGAAGACCACTTCCACCTCCATTTCATAGTAATAATAATCTTCATCATCAATTTCATCATTTTcaacaacagcaacaacaacaacagcatCATCATCAAAGCTCAGAAGCTGAACAAAGTGGGAGTAGCAGTGACCTCAAATCAAATCTTAAAAGGGAAAGAGATGAGTCCGGAGCAGCCGAAAGCAAAGATGAAGGTGGAGATCATGGGGGAGATAGTGAGATCCATAGACGCCCAAGAGGAAGACCCGCTGGATCAAAGAATAAACCAAAACCACCCATTATAATCACAAGGGATAGTGCTAATGCCCTTAGATCTCATGTTATGGAACTAGCTAATGGCTGTGATATCATGGATACTATTACTAATTTTGCCCGTCGTAGGCAAAGAGGGGTTTGTATCTTAAGTGGGACCGGGACCGTTCTTAATGTTACACTTCGCCAGCCTGGAGCTCCGGGGGCGGTTGTAACGCTACATGGGAGGTTTGAGATTCTTTCTCTTTCTGGGTCTTTTCTACCTCCGCCGGCCCCACCTACTGCTTCAGGTCTAACTATTTATTTAGCTGGAGGGCAGGGCCAGGTAGTTGGGGGTGGGGTTGTGGGGCCACTACTAGCATCAGGGCCAATAGTGGTCATGGCGGCATCTTTTGGAAACGCCGCCTATGAAAGATTGCCTCTTGAAGAGGAAGACGGAGCTGGGGTTATGTTGCCGGGGGGAGGTGGCATAGAATCTTCACCATCTGGAGGATTAGGGGGACAAGTTATGAGTGATCCAAGTAATAATGGCGGCGGAAATGGAGGAGGATTATTGCATAGTGGCTTGTCTCCAAATTTGTTGAATTCTTTGCAACCTGAAGCTTTTTGGGGTAATCCTAATAGACcaccttattaa